A single region of the Streptomyces sp. NBC_01262 genome encodes:
- a CDS encoding ATP-dependent Clp protease proteolytic subunit, whose amino-acid sequence MLRPTARHVLPEFSERTSNGMRTMDPYSKLLQERIIILGTPIDDTSANDVMAQLVQLESANPDQDIHLYINSPGGSFTAMTAIYDTMQFVTCDVATVCLGQAASAAAVLLAAGAPGKRMATPGARILIHQPSFGDVIQGQTSDLAIQAQEIERMRELLEQLLDRHTGRGVERIRADIERDCFLDAEAALAYGLVDQITLSRKTG is encoded by the coding sequence ATGCTTCGCCCGACCGCCCGCCACGTCCTGCCGGAGTTCAGCGAACGCACCAGCAACGGGATGCGCACGATGGACCCCTACTCCAAGCTCCTCCAGGAGCGGATCATCATCCTCGGCACCCCGATCGACGACACCTCGGCCAACGACGTGATGGCGCAGCTCGTCCAGCTGGAAAGCGCGAACCCGGACCAGGACATCCACCTCTACATCAACTCCCCCGGCGGCTCGTTCACCGCGATGACGGCGATCTACGACACGATGCAGTTCGTCACCTGCGACGTGGCGACGGTCTGCCTCGGCCAGGCCGCCTCGGCCGCCGCCGTACTGCTGGCGGCCGGCGCGCCGGGCAAGCGGATGGCGACCCCCGGGGCCCGGATCCTCATCCACCAGCCGTCGTTCGGCGATGTGATCCAGGGTCAGACCAGTGATCTGGCCATCCAGGCACAGGAGATCGAGCGGATGCGCGAGCTGCTGGAGCAGCTGCTGGACCGGCACACCGGGCGGGGTGTCGAGCGCATCCGGGCCGACATCGAGCGCGACTGCTTCCTGGACGCCGAGGCCGCACTCGCGTACGGACTGGTGGACCAGATCACTCTCAGCCGCAAGACCGGGTGA
- a CDS encoding type II toxin-antitoxin system Phd/YefM family antitoxin: protein MAHEVPVTQARAELAELINRVVYGGERVVLTRHGKPLVALVSAADLERLQECELPEEEQVISTVSAVRPAASATGERRRFGIAAEHRPSH from the coding sequence ATGGCCCATGAAGTCCCCGTGACACAAGCGCGTGCCGAGCTCGCGGAACTGATCAACCGCGTCGTCTACGGCGGTGAACGTGTGGTCCTGACCCGCCACGGAAAGCCGCTGGTCGCGCTTGTGTCTGCCGCTGACCTGGAACGACTCCAGGAGTGCGAGCTTCCGGAGGAGGAGCAGGTGATCAGTACGGTCTCCGCCGTGCGCCCCGCGGCGTCCGCCACGGGCGAACGCCGCCGCTTCGGCATCGCGGCCGAGCACCGCCCCTCCCATTAG
- a CDS encoding urease subunit gamma yields the protein MQLTPHEQERLLIHVAADVAEKRRARGLRLNHPEAIALITSHILEGARDGRTVAELMASGRKVLTRADVMEGIPEMIHDVQVEATFPDGTKLVTVHDPIA from the coding sequence ATGCAACTGACTCCCCACGAGCAGGAACGACTGCTCATCCACGTCGCCGCCGACGTGGCGGAGAAGCGGCGGGCCAGGGGACTCAGGCTGAACCACCCCGAGGCGATCGCGCTGATCACCTCGCACATCCTGGAAGGCGCCCGCGACGGCCGCACCGTCGCCGAGCTCATGGCGTCCGGCCGCAAGGTCCTCACCCGCGCGGACGTCATGGAGGGCATCCCCGAGATGATCCACGACGTCCAGGTCGAGGCGACCTTCCCGGACGGCACCAAGCTCGTCACCGTCCACGACCCGATCGCCTGA
- a CDS encoding urease subunit beta has product MIPGEILYADEPVALNAGKPVTTLTVLNSADRPIQVGSHYHFAEANPGLDFDRAAARGKRLAIAAGTAVRFEPGIPAEVDLVPLGGERVVAGLRGETGGSLDG; this is encoded by the coding sequence GTGATCCCCGGAGAGATCCTCTACGCCGACGAACCGGTCGCCCTCAACGCGGGCAAGCCGGTCACCACCCTCACCGTCCTCAACTCGGCCGACCGGCCCATCCAGGTCGGCTCCCACTACCACTTCGCCGAGGCCAATCCGGGCCTGGACTTCGACCGCGCCGCCGCCCGCGGCAAGCGCCTGGCCATCGCCGCCGGCACCGCCGTGCGCTTCGAGCCCGGCATCCCGGCCGAGGTCGACCTGGTGCCGCTCGGCGGTGAACGCGTCGTAGCAGGCCTGCGCGGCGAGACCGGAGGTTCCCTCGATGGCTGA
- a CDS encoding urease subunit alpha, with product MAELSRAVYADLFGPTTGDRIRLADTDLLIEVEKDLSGGPGNSGDEVVFGGGKVIRESMGQSRATRADGTPDTVITGAVILDHWGIVKADIGIRDGRITAIGKAGNPETMDGVHPDLVIGPETEIIAGNGKIVTSGAIDAHVHFISPTIVDEALSAGITTIVGGGTGPAEGTKATTITPGSWHLARMFEALEHYPVNFGLLGKGNTVSTESMHAQLRGGALGFKIHEDWGSTPAAIDACLRVCEATGAQLAIHTDTLNEAGFVEDTLAAIAGRGIHAYHTEGAGGGHAPDIITVVSQPNVLPSSTNPTRPHTVNTLDEHLDMLMVCHHLNAAVPEDLAFAESRIRPSTIAAEDFLHDMGAISIISSDSQAMGRVGEVILRTWQTAHVMKKRRGSLPGDGRADNLRARRYVAKYTINPAVAQGLDGEVGSVETGKLADLVLWDPAFFGVKPQLVIKGGQIAYAQMGDANASIPTPQPVMPRPMFGAIGRAPAANSFNFVTQTALDDGLEERLALGKKLVPIRNTRAVTKADMRENDALPRVEVDPDTFTVRIDGDVIDPAPAAELPMAQRYFLF from the coding sequence ATGGCTGAGCTGTCCCGCGCCGTATACGCCGACCTCTTCGGGCCCACGACGGGCGACCGTATACGACTCGCCGACACCGACCTCCTCATCGAGGTCGAGAAGGACCTCTCCGGCGGCCCGGGCAACTCCGGCGACGAAGTCGTGTTCGGCGGCGGCAAGGTCATCCGCGAGTCCATGGGCCAGTCACGCGCCACGCGCGCGGACGGCACCCCGGACACCGTCATCACCGGCGCGGTCATCCTGGACCACTGGGGCATCGTCAAGGCCGACATCGGCATCCGCGACGGCCGGATCACCGCCATCGGCAAGGCCGGCAACCCCGAGACGATGGACGGGGTCCACCCGGACCTCGTCATCGGCCCCGAGACCGAGATCATCGCCGGCAACGGCAAGATCGTCACGTCCGGCGCGATCGACGCCCACGTCCACTTCATCTCCCCGACCATCGTCGACGAGGCGCTGTCCGCGGGCATCACCACCATCGTTGGCGGCGGCACCGGCCCCGCAGAGGGCACCAAGGCCACCACCATCACCCCCGGCTCCTGGCACCTGGCCCGGATGTTCGAGGCGCTGGAGCACTACCCGGTCAACTTCGGCCTGCTCGGCAAGGGCAACACCGTCTCGACGGAGTCGATGCACGCCCAGTTGCGCGGCGGCGCCCTCGGCTTCAAGATCCACGAGGACTGGGGCTCCACCCCCGCCGCGATCGACGCCTGCCTCCGCGTCTGCGAGGCCACCGGCGCCCAGCTCGCCATCCACACCGACACCCTCAACGAGGCCGGTTTCGTCGAGGACACCCTCGCCGCCATCGCCGGGCGCGGCATCCACGCCTACCACACCGAGGGTGCGGGCGGCGGGCACGCTCCCGACATCATCACCGTCGTCTCGCAGCCCAACGTCCTCCCGTCCTCGACCAACCCGACGCGCCCGCACACCGTCAACACGCTCGACGAGCACCTCGACATGCTGATGGTCTGCCACCACCTCAACGCCGCCGTCCCGGAGGACCTCGCCTTCGCCGAGTCCCGCATCCGGCCCAGCACCATCGCCGCCGAGGACTTCCTGCACGACATGGGCGCCATCTCGATCATCTCCTCCGACTCCCAGGCCATGGGCCGGGTCGGCGAGGTCATCCTGCGCACCTGGCAGACGGCCCACGTCATGAAGAAGCGCCGCGGATCCCTCCCGGGCGACGGCCGGGCCGACAACCTCCGGGCGCGTCGCTATGTCGCCAAATACACCATCAACCCCGCCGTCGCCCAGGGCCTCGACGGGGAGGTCGGCTCCGTCGAGACCGGCAAGCTCGCGGACCTCGTGCTGTGGGACCCCGCCTTCTTCGGCGTGAAGCCCCAGCTTGTCATCAAGGGCGGCCAGATCGCCTACGCCCAGATGGGCGACGCCAACGCCTCCATCCCCACCCCCCAGCCCGTCATGCCCCGCCCCATGTTCGGCGCGATCGGCCGGGCCCCCGCCGCGAACTCCTTCAACTTCGTCACCCAGACGGCCCTGGACGACGGCCTTGAGGAGCGGCTGGCGCTCGGCAAGAAGCTCGTCCCGATCCGCAACACGCGCGCCGTCACCAAGGCCGACATGCGGGAGAACGACGCCCTGCCGCGGGTCGAGGTCGACCCCGACACGTTCACCGTCCGCATCGACGGCGACGTCATCGACCCGGCACCGGCCGCGGAGCTGCCGATGGCCCAGCGGTACTTCCTGTTCTGA
- a CDS encoding urease accessory protein UreF, translating to MTASRKAALLVLADGRFPAGGHAHSGGAEAAVKAGRITGPGTLEAFCRGRLHTSGLVAAALAAAATAGVDPLALDEAADARTPSPALRATARKLGRQLLRAARAAWPSPELEALAAARPQGAHQPVVLGLTARAAGLTPADAAQVAAYESVTGPATAAVRLLSLDPFAVTAVLARLTADLDDVAAWAAAAADHALAEGVDALPAASAPLLDIYAEQHAAWPVRLFAS from the coding sequence GTGACCGCTAGCCGCAAAGCCGCGCTCCTCGTCCTCGCCGACGGCCGCTTCCCCGCAGGCGGCCACGCCCACAGCGGCGGCGCCGAAGCCGCCGTCAAGGCCGGCCGGATCACCGGCCCCGGCACGCTGGAGGCGTTCTGCCGGGGCAGGCTGCACACCTCGGGACTGGTCGCGGCGGCACTGGCCGCCGCCGCGACCGCAGGCGTGGATCCGCTGGCCCTGGACGAGGCTGCCGACGCCCGCACGCCCTCACCGGCGCTGCGCGCCACGGCCCGCAAGCTGGGCCGGCAGCTGCTCAGGGCGGCCAGAGCGGCTTGGCCGTCGCCGGAGCTGGAGGCGCTCGCCGCCGCCCGCCCGCAGGGCGCGCACCAGCCCGTCGTGCTGGGCCTGACCGCCCGTGCGGCCGGGCTCACCCCGGCCGACGCGGCGCAGGTGGCGGCGTACGAGTCCGTGACGGGACCGGCGACGGCCGCCGTACGCCTGCTGAGCCTGGACCCGTTCGCGGTGACAGCGGTGCTGGCCCGCCTGACCGCCGACCTGGACGATGTCGCGGCGTGGGCGGCCGCCGCGGCGGACCACGCCCTGGCGGAGGGCGTGGACGCGCTGCCCGCCGCGTCCGCGCCGCTGCTGGACATCTACGCGGAGCAGCACGCCGCGTGGCCCGTACGCCTCTTCGCTTCCTGA
- the ureG gene encoding urease accessory protein UreG, whose protein sequence is MHLDHDHDYPERYTYGSPATRPDGSRRALRIGLGGPVGSGKTATVAALCRALRDSLSIAVVTNDIYTREDAEYLLREAVLPPERISAVETGACPHTAIRDDISANLEAVEDLEDKVGPLDLILVESGGDNLTATFSKGLVDAQIFVIDVAGGDDIPRKGGPGVTTADLLVVNKTDLAPYVGSDLERMATDAKAQRGDLPVAFTSLVAENGVAPVSGWIRERLAAWTTVPA, encoded by the coding sequence ATGCACCTCGATCACGACCACGACTACCCCGAGCGCTACACGTACGGCAGCCCCGCCACCCGCCCGGACGGCAGCCGACGGGCGCTGCGCATCGGCCTGGGCGGACCGGTCGGCTCGGGGAAGACGGCCACCGTCGCCGCGCTGTGCCGGGCCTTGCGGGACTCGCTGTCGATCGCCGTGGTCACCAACGACATCTACACCCGTGAGGACGCCGAGTACCTGCTTCGCGAGGCCGTTCTGCCGCCCGAGCGGATCAGCGCGGTCGAGACGGGCGCCTGCCCGCACACCGCGATCCGCGACGACATCTCCGCCAACCTGGAGGCCGTGGAGGACCTGGAGGACAAGGTCGGGCCACTGGACCTGATCCTGGTCGAGTCCGGCGGCGACAATCTCACCGCGACCTTCTCCAAGGGCCTGGTCGACGCCCAGATCTTCGTCATCGACGTCGCGGGTGGCGACGACATCCCCCGCAAGGGCGGGCCGGGCGTGACCACGGCCGACCTGCTGGTCGTCAACAAGACCGACCTCGCGCCCTACGTCGGCTCCGACCTGGAGCGGATGGCCACCGACGCCAAGGCCCAGCGCGGCGACCTGCCGGTGGCCTTCACTTCCCTCGTCGCCGAGAACGGCGTCGCGCCCGTCTCCGGCTGGATCCGCGAGCGGCTCGCGGCCTGGACCACGGTCCCGGCGTGA
- a CDS encoding urease accessory protein UreD has product MSGVEATARIRAVADGRGGTALPLLTGEGPLALRRTRSAGPQEAHVTLVGAMSAPLGGDRLAVEAVVEPGAVLRVGSAAATVSLPGGTGERAHYDVRLTVGEGAELHWLPEPLIAAGGSDLRMTTTVELAPGARLVLREEQILGRAGEQPGRLTTRLTVRLDGRPLLDQELSFGPDVPGWPGSAVLHTHRAAGQLLLVDPEYADKPLSARILSADPAEGEAVLTPLAGPAALVTAVAPDGLRVRRLLSASVAP; this is encoded by the coding sequence GTGAGCGGCGTCGAGGCCACCGCCCGCATCAGGGCGGTCGCCGACGGCCGCGGCGGCACGGCGCTCCCGCTCCTCACCGGCGAGGGCCCGCTCGCCTTGCGCCGTACGCGCTCCGCCGGGCCTCAGGAGGCCCATGTCACCCTCGTCGGCGCGATGAGCGCCCCGCTGGGCGGTGACCGGCTGGCCGTGGAGGCGGTGGTCGAGCCAGGCGCGGTCCTGCGCGTCGGTTCGGCGGCGGCCACGGTGTCGCTGCCGGGCGGCACCGGCGAGCGGGCGCACTACGACGTACGCCTCACCGTCGGCGAGGGCGCCGAACTGCACTGGCTGCCCGAGCCGCTCATCGCCGCCGGGGGCAGCGATCTGCGCATGACCACGACCGTCGAACTCGCCCCCGGGGCACGCCTGGTGCTGCGCGAGGAGCAGATCCTCGGCCGGGCCGGCGAGCAGCCGGGACGCCTCACCACCCGCCTCACCGTCCGCCTGGACGGCCGCCCGCTGCTGGACCAGGAGCTGTCCTTCGGCCCCGACGTCCCCGGCTGGCCGGGATCGGCCGTGCTGCACACCCACCGCGCGGCGGGCCAACTGCTGCTGGTGGACCCGGAGTACGCGGACAAGCCGCTGAGCGCCCGGATCCTTTCCGCCGACCCGGCCGAGGGCGAGGCGGTCCTGACCCCGCTGGCCGGCCCCGCCGCGCTGGTCACCGCCGTTGCGCCGGACGGGCTGCGGGTGCGCCGGCTGCTCTCCGCTAGCGTGGCCCCGTGA
- a CDS encoding type II toxin-antitoxin system PemK/MazF family toxin: protein MTSTSINNESPGRNGPTATTEADPERVGAVRMEYAPAHDGDPDPGEIVWTWVPFEENDGRGKDRPVLVVARERAGTLLAVQLSSKEHNADQEWQPIGVGPWDRTGRPSWVNLDRVLRVHPEGMRREACALDRGRFNLVANRLKDRYGWR from the coding sequence GTGACCTCCACTTCGATCAACAACGAGTCCCCCGGGCGCAACGGCCCGACGGCCACCACCGAGGCCGACCCGGAGCGCGTCGGCGCCGTCCGCATGGAGTACGCGCCTGCCCACGACGGCGACCCCGATCCCGGCGAAATCGTCTGGACCTGGGTGCCCTTCGAGGAGAACGACGGCCGCGGCAAGGACCGCCCGGTCCTGGTCGTCGCCCGCGAGCGGGCCGGCACCCTGCTCGCCGTCCAGCTCTCCAGCAAGGAGCACAACGCCGACCAGGAATGGCAGCCCATCGGCGTTGGCCCCTGGGACCGCACCGGGCGCCCCTCCTGGGTCAACCTCGACCGCGTACTGCGCGTCCACCCCGAGGGCATGCGCCGCGAGGCCTGCGCGCTGGACCGGGGCCGCTTCAACCTGGTCGCCAACCGTCTGAAGGATCGTTACGGCTGGCGCTGA
- a CDS encoding alpha/beta hydrolase, translated as MVRRIAVLGVTGALITGSVAAAAPTTATATAASAGRSTGAYGGRAEAYGVTVAAARAAKAGIDWAACPADWGFESPIVCGYVTVPVDYAKPNGKKIKIAVDRIDNTGTAAERQGALIYNPGGPGGSGMRFPRRVTTKSAIWADTAKAYDFVGFDPRGVGHSAPISCVDPQEFVKAPKADPVPDTEADKTAQRKLAKEYAQGCVERTGRAMLSQMTTANTARDIDVIRAALGEKKLNYLGVSYGTYLGAVYATLFPTHVRRMIVDSVVNPARDQIWYQNNLDQDVAFQGRWDDWEAWVAKYDSVYHLGDTPAKVQAKWETLRAAVKANPIGGVVGPAELLGFFQSAPYYDSSWATVAGVWSKYAAGDTQALVDAAAPDLTDTAGNISSENGNAVYTAVECTDAKWPTSWKKWDRDNTALHAKYPFLTWSNAWMNLPCATWGVPQQTPVEVRTGKGLPKVLIVQSTRDAATPYSGAVELHHRLKGSELITEKDAGSHGVTGLVNSCINDRVTAYLVSGTLDGKDVTCTPHATPVPPAAG; from the coding sequence ATCGTGAGACGCATCGCCGTGCTGGGCGTGACCGGCGCGCTCATAACCGGCTCCGTGGCCGCCGCCGCACCGACCACGGCCACGGCGACGGCCGCCTCCGCCGGACGCAGCACCGGCGCGTACGGCGGCCGGGCCGAGGCGTACGGGGTGACGGTCGCCGCGGCCCGGGCCGCGAAGGCGGGCATCGACTGGGCGGCGTGTCCGGCGGACTGGGGATTCGAGTCGCCGATCGTCTGCGGCTATGTCACCGTCCCGGTCGACTACGCGAAGCCGAACGGCAAGAAGATCAAGATAGCCGTCGACCGCATAGACAACACCGGCACCGCCGCCGAGCGGCAGGGCGCGCTGATCTACAACCCCGGCGGCCCCGGCGGCTCGGGCATGCGCTTCCCGCGCCGGGTCACCACCAAGAGCGCCATCTGGGCGGACACCGCCAAGGCGTACGACTTCGTGGGCTTCGACCCGCGCGGCGTCGGCCACTCCGCGCCCATCTCCTGCGTCGACCCGCAGGAGTTCGTGAAGGCGCCCAAGGCCGACCCGGTCCCGGACACCGAGGCCGACAAGACCGCGCAGCGCAAGCTGGCCAAGGAGTACGCGCAGGGCTGCGTCGAGCGCACCGGCCGCGCGATGCTGTCGCAGATGACCACGGCGAACACCGCCCGGGACATCGACGTCATCCGCGCCGCCCTCGGCGAGAAGAAGCTCAACTACCTCGGCGTCTCCTACGGCACCTACCTCGGCGCCGTCTACGCGACGCTCTTCCCCACCCACGTCCGCCGCATGATCGTGGACAGCGTGGTCAACCCGGCCCGGGACCAGATCTGGTACCAGAACAACCTGGACCAGGACGTGGCCTTCCAGGGCCGCTGGGACGACTGGGAGGCGTGGGTCGCCAAGTACGACTCCGTCTACCACCTCGGGGACACCCCGGCCAAGGTCCAGGCGAAGTGGGAGACCCTGCGGGCCGCCGTGAAGGCCAACCCGATCGGCGGGGTCGTCGGCCCGGCCGAGCTGCTCGGCTTCTTCCAGAGCGCGCCGTACTACGACTCGTCCTGGGCGACCGTGGCCGGTGTGTGGAGCAAGTACGCCGCCGGTGACACCCAGGCGCTCGTCGACGCGGCCGCCCCGGACCTCACCGACACCGCCGGCAACATCTCCTCGGAGAACGGCAACGCCGTCTACACCGCGGTGGAGTGCACCGACGCCAAGTGGCCGACCAGCTGGAAGAAGTGGGACCGAGACAACACCGCGCTCCACGCCAAGTACCCCTTCCTGACCTGGTCCAACGCCTGGATGAACCTGCCCTGCGCCACCTGGGGCGTGCCCCAGCAGACCCCGGTCGAGGTGCGTACCGGCAAAGGCCTCCCCAAGGTCCTGATCGTGCAGAGCACCCGTGACGCGGCGACCCCGTACTCCGGCGCCGTCGAACTGCACCACCGGCTCAAGGGCTCCGAGCTGATCACCGAGAAGGACGCCGGCTCCCACGGCGTCACCGGCCTGGTCAACTCCTGCATCAACGACCGTGTGACCGCCTACCTGGTGAGCGGCACACTCGACGGCAAGGACGTGACGTGCACCCCGCACGCCACGCCCGTCCCGCCGGCCGCCGGCTGA
- a CDS encoding glycoside hydrolase family 20 zincin-like fold domain-containing protein, whose translation MSTIRRFLLPLLVALAMAAGVTPAGPPGAAAAEGARPWTVPALKQWTSAAGSFTVGPSTRVIAADPALAATARTFAADLSELTGRDVRVGRGAPRPHDIVLRTDTSVRTGAEGYTLAIGATAVIAAATGEGVFWGTRSMLQLLTQSLTVPAGSAKDWPDYPYRGISVCNCAKFFSVPWLERLIKDMSYLKYNQLHLEMRISSTAHPENNSTTAPLYSPEQVKQIVGAGRRYHVQVVQQVTSPSHMDYYLAAHPELQAVDDTGAAKPDKLNMADPAALPYVKSLVDEQLPQFPGTEWYGGGDEYVSSAADYEKYPELVKWTQGQAGSGAPAADSWVLWQNRIHQYIAAKHRTLHVWNDQYFTGMPTKLDPGVVVDYWIKQDGRMTPAQISANGNDIVNVSDSLYYAEGGPPNAQWIYETFTPGLFSGGQTLPADDPHLLGSAMAVWPAAHGDSQAQTEQGMFGPLRALAQKNWGGAPLVSTYADFQSVEQAIGHAPGYTRSGAVTADKVYTLRAASGSYALASGPEDRRGSVVTAAAPGGSGDWLLTEDSEGVYTIRSAADGRCATVSGESYGQDARIVTTDCDSVPDSQKWLAEPAPSGLILRSVLSGRVLTAPTGAAGSALVQRYDTGAAGQRWTLRAATSQVAAVLTPADAVVPAGGRTTASASVTNYGSEPVSLTDVSLRTPDGWTAEQTGTTPARLEAGMSATVTWTVTAPGDVATDFTQLRAAISGGGFDAGATGTVMTTAASLKDATAFDADFVSGTVTPIDLATNTTGDTITVGKLPGTIIADPSGSTLYVANQGSASVTVIDAATREVTATVPMGTTPAGLALSPDGRTLWASAYSDNAVQPIDLTTLTAGPEIPVAAGPENLAISPDGSTLWVACRSGNAVVPVDTASRTVQSPIPVADSPFGITISQDGGTVYVGQQTARTVLPISTATRQPGTPVDVGGAPFGLTVSPDGTTLAVGVNNAYTAVFVDIATGKVTRTVLLALQPTQVAFSADGTVAYAAVGAVNEVVPIVMSSGETGPPIKVGTYPIGITVVG comes from the coding sequence ATGAGCACGATCCGCCGATTTCTGCTGCCACTTCTCGTGGCTCTCGCGATGGCCGCCGGGGTGACGCCCGCCGGACCGCCGGGCGCCGCCGCCGCGGAGGGCGCCAGACCCTGGACCGTACCGGCGCTGAAACAGTGGACCAGTGCCGCCGGGTCCTTCACCGTCGGCCCCTCCACCCGCGTCATCGCCGCCGACCCGGCGCTCGCCGCCACCGCCCGGACCTTCGCCGCCGACCTGTCCGAACTGACCGGGCGTGATGTCCGGGTGGGGCGGGGCGCACCGCGCCCGCACGACATCGTGCTGCGCACCGACACGTCCGTACGGACCGGGGCCGAGGGCTACACCCTCGCCATCGGCGCCACCGCCGTGATTGCCGCAGCCACCGGCGAGGGGGTGTTCTGGGGCACCCGCTCGATGCTGCAGCTGCTCACCCAGAGCCTCACGGTCCCGGCGGGCTCGGCGAAGGACTGGCCGGACTATCCGTATCGCGGCATCTCGGTCTGCAACTGCGCCAAGTTCTTCTCCGTGCCCTGGCTGGAGCGGCTCATCAAGGACATGTCGTACCTGAAGTACAACCAGCTCCACCTGGAGATGCGGATCTCCAGCACGGCCCACCCGGAGAACAACTCAACCACCGCCCCGCTGTACTCGCCCGAGCAGGTGAAGCAGATCGTCGGCGCCGGCCGGCGCTACCACGTCCAGGTCGTCCAGCAGGTCACCTCGCCCAGCCACATGGACTACTACCTGGCTGCCCACCCCGAACTCCAGGCCGTGGACGACACAGGCGCGGCCAAGCCGGACAAGCTGAACATGGCCGACCCCGCGGCCCTTCCGTACGTGAAGAGCCTGGTCGACGAGCAGCTGCCGCAGTTCCCCGGCACCGAGTGGTACGGCGGCGGCGACGAGTACGTCAGCAGCGCCGCCGATTACGAGAAGTACCCCGAGCTGGTCAAGTGGACGCAAGGCCAGGCCGGTTCGGGCGCTCCCGCCGCGGACTCCTGGGTGCTGTGGCAGAACCGGATCCACCAGTACATCGCGGCGAAGCACCGCACCCTGCACGTCTGGAACGACCAGTACTTCACCGGGATGCCGACCAAACTGGACCCGGGTGTCGTCGTCGACTACTGGATCAAGCAGGACGGCCGCATGACCCCGGCCCAGATCAGCGCCAACGGCAACGACATCGTCAATGTCTCGGACTCCCTCTACTACGCCGAGGGTGGCCCGCCCAACGCCCAGTGGATCTACGAGACCTTCACCCCGGGCCTGTTCAGCGGCGGCCAGACCCTCCCGGCCGACGACCCGCACCTGCTCGGCTCCGCGATGGCGGTCTGGCCCGCCGCACACGGTGACAGCCAGGCGCAGACCGAGCAGGGCATGTTCGGCCCGCTACGGGCGCTGGCGCAGAAGAACTGGGGCGGCGCCCCGCTGGTCTCCACGTACGCCGACTTCCAGAGCGTCGAGCAGGCCATCGGCCACGCGCCGGGATACACGCGCTCCGGCGCCGTCACGGCGGACAAGGTCTACACCCTGCGCGCGGCGAGCGGTTCGTACGCCCTCGCGAGCGGACCCGAGGACCGCAGGGGCTCCGTCGTCACCGCCGCCGCGCCCGGCGGCAGCGGCGACTGGCTGCTCACGGAGGACTCCGAGGGTGTCTACACGATCCGTTCGGCGGCGGACGGTCGCTGCGCGACGGTGTCCGGCGAGTCCTACGGCCAGGACGCGCGGATCGTCACCACGGACTGCGACTCCGTGCCCGACAGCCAGAAATGGCTCGCCGAGCCGGCCCCGTCGGGACTGATCCTGCGGTCGGTCCTCAGCGGCCGGGTGCTCACCGCGCCGACGGGCGCCGCCGGTTCGGCGCTCGTGCAGCGTTACGACACCGGCGCCGCCGGGCAGCGATGGACGCTGCGGGCCGCGACATCCCAGGTGGCGGCCGTGCTCACCCCGGCGGACGCGGTGGTCCCGGCGGGCGGCCGCACCACGGCCTCGGCGTCGGTGACGAACTACGGCAGCGAGCCGGTGTCCCTGACGGACGTCTCGCTGCGCACGCCGGACGGCTGGACGGCCGAGCAGACCGGCACGACGCCCGCGCGGCTGGAGGCCGGGATGAGCGCCACCGTGACGTGGACGGTGACCGCGCCCGGGGACGTGGCGACCGACTTCACGCAACTGCGCGCAGCCATCAGCGGTGGTGGCTTCGACGCGGGCGCGACCGGCACTGTCATGACCACCGCCGCGAGCCTGAAGGACGCCACCGCGTTCGACGCCGACTTCGTCTCCGGCACCGTGACCCCCATCGACCTGGCCACCAACACCACGGGCGACACCATCACCGTCGGCAAGCTGCCCGGCACGATCATCGCCGACCCCTCGGGCAGCACGCTCTACGTCGCCAACCAGGGGTCCGCCTCGGTCACCGTGATCGACGCCGCCACCCGCGAGGTCACGGCGACCGTACCGATGGGCACCACCCCGGCCGGCCTCGCCCTGTCACCCGACGGCAGGACGCTCTGGGCCTCCGCCTACAGCGACAACGCCGTCCAGCCCATCGACCTCACCACCCTCACCGCCGGCCCCGAGATCCCCGTCGCCGCCGGCCCGGAGAACCTCGCCATCAGCCCGGACGGCAGCACCCTGTGGGTCGCCTGCCGCAGCGGCAACGCGGTCGTCCCGGTCGACACCGCCTCCCGTACCGTGCAGAGCCCGATCCCGGTCGCCGACAGCCCGTTCGGCATCACGATCAGCCAGGACGGCGGCACGGTCTACGTGGGGCAGCAGACCGCCCGTACGGTCCTGCCCATCTCCACCGCCACCCGGCAGCCGGGCACCCCGGTCGACGTCGGCGGCGCGCCCTTCGGGCTCACGGTCAGCCCGGACGGCACGACGCTGGCGGTGGGCGTGAACAACGCCTACACCGCGGTCTTCGTCGACATCGCCACGGGCAAGGTGACCCGGACCGTCCTGCTGGCCCTCCAGCCCACGCAGGTCGCGTTCAGCGCCGACGGGACGGTGGCCTACGCGGCCGTCGGGGCGGTGAACGAGGTGGTGCCGATCGTGATGTCCAGCGGGGAGACCGGCCCGCCGATCAAGGTCGGCACGTATCCGATCGGGATCACGGTCGTCGGGTAG